The Cucurbita pepo subsp. pepo cultivar mu-cu-16 chromosome LG05, ASM280686v2, whole genome shotgun sequence nucleotide sequence ctAATTTTttgagggaaagaaaaaaagaaaaaaaagaaaaaaaagaaaaaaaaaagaaaaaaaggaatttataATTATCCGTACAAAATAATTAGAGGGAAATTTGTCAACTTTGGCGTCAACACATATTTTGCCGGCGAATCGCTTGAAATCACTATTCTTAAGGAAACGCCTCGATTTCTGTAATCCCATTTAAccaattttctctctgttcttgattGCCTGACCCTAAAAAAACCCCCCAAAGTTTCATTCATTATTGTCGCTTTGATTCCGTCGATCGGCGATGGGGCCGGGCTTCGTGGCCTTGTCTGGTGCTGCAAAACAGGCCGAGCTTCTCCGAAAAGATGGAAACCACTATTTTCAAAAAGGTAGAATCGGAGCCGCCATTGAAGCCTACACCGAGGTTTTTCTCTATCTCTCGATTTCTTTTCGTTTCTAGTTGCTATTTTGGTTTTGTCAGAATTTGCAGGTAGAACGTTTGGTTGTATTGGATTCTGTAGTTTTATTTGTGTTCGTTGATTTTGGGATGTTCTTGTTGTTTGGACTTGAAGGCGATTACGCTATGCCCGAATGTTGCTGTGTATTTGACGAACCGCGCTTTGTGTCATCGCAAGCGGAAGTATGTACGGGCACCAACCCTAGTtcctttcaatttcttcatttttacattgtttctcttcttttttacattggattacttttttcttctggTATATAGTGATTGGAAGAAGGTGGAGGAGGATTGCCGGAGAGCCATTCAGATTGATAGCAATTCTGTGAAGGTATTGCTTTAATGTTGAGCGTGATATCAATTCAGCCTCCCCTGCTGCCTCCAACTTATTTACAGTTTTCTTATGCATTTGTCTTATCTTGAATTCTTGATCGATGATCCTTCcttctctatttctttgtATATCACATTTGTTGACAATTTTTTGATGTGCAGGGACATTATATGTTAGGCCTAgcattaatacaaaataatgtATATCCAGAAGGAATCAAGCATTTGGAGAAGgtaacttttgatttttgtattGTACCCTCTTTTATCCTTTTCATTTGGATACAAAACAATTGATTTCTACGTAGAGATGAAATTGAGTAGAAGATTGGATTGGAGATTCATTTGAATTATGGATTGCACAAAtaacttttgaaaactttttatatatatataaagtttagATGTAAAATTTTTCCCTTCCCTATGAAAACTTTTGATTCCATTTTTTGCTTCATGGACTTGATTGCTCTTTGCTCTGTATAATTTTTGAACCCATGAACTTCTACACTTCAAAAAGTACAGCCATTTATGGCTGTTAAAGAAATGCTTCAAATGGGAAATGGATGTCCATTGGATGAAGAACATAGCAAGCCGGAAGTTATTTTAGGTCATGGTGGGTGGATTTCTATAGTTGTTTTGAAGCAATCAGTAGCCACTTTGGAGGCCTAATTAAGGTATCTTCTAGAACCACTAATATCTTGAACTGCAGCTCGATTTTCTTTGAGGTAAAAAGAAATTCTTGTGGTTTCCTTCCTCATCAATCGAAATTAGAGGTAGAAAAGGAGGCAACCTTTTTCTCAGATCGGGGTGCCCACCATCTGTTTCTGCACTGTTCGAAAGGAGACTTGATTTAAGTGAGCTTTTCAAATACCTGGATTTATAACCCACCCTCATCATTCCTTCCAATCCTCAAGTTTAATACCTTGAATCCATATATTGTTCATGTAGATTTTATCGTGTAATTACTGAACCGAGGAAAGGTCAAGGTGCTTGCTTGGAAAAGTTTGGCTAGAGCACCTCATTTGTCACAGCCACCCACTGAACTCCTTTCAAGTTCCTTTACAGATGAGATCCTTTTCCTGTTTTCTGCATAGCTGATTCAACTGTAGTTTGAACAGTTTAGAGAAACGACTACTTGACAGATACACAATGCTTGATTTACATGGGGGACGCCTACTGTGCAGCACAGCAAAGGGATTTTTAGTTTGATAAGAGGAGAGAATATGTGTGCCTTGGATGTCTTTTTGAGAGTTTAGTCTGTCATAGTAGGAGGCGTGGGTTGTAACAGAGAAAGTGATAGCAATTGGTTAGATAAGATGGAAGGTCGAGTACTAATTGAAAAGCAGCTGTCACTTATCTTGACATTACTTTTCTTTATGTTTCAGCtagatgaaatttttttcctAAGAATGTGCAAATCTCCTATTCACAACTAGTTCTACAAATGAATCTACAGAATTCTGAATGAAACTTCTGTGGTGTTGACTCATTTCTTCTGAGTAACGTTTCggttcaaataattttttcaataatggaaaaaaatatcGGTTTTGAAtctagaaatattttaaacttttggtTCGTGTACGTTGCATCCCTGCCACTGAGCATGTAGTTTTTGTAAGCATGACATGTTTATTAtacaaacataaatttaatttcatctctttttataGGCTTTGGATCTTGGTAGGGGTGCAAATCCAAAGAGTTATATGGTTGAGGAAATATGGCAGGAGCTTGCAAAAGCAAAATACAGGCAGTGGGAAAAAGCTTCTACCAAACGTTCATGGGAATTACAGACCTTGAAGTTAGTTATTTTTCTGAGTTCAGCCTTTTGGTTTCCAGAGTTTGATGCATGTACACTTTTGTAATTGATAGTTAGGCACACGTTTTTTAGctgaaaatattaatgaaccATAACCGTTAAACAAATGGACTTAGGAAATGCGTTTCGAGTCATGGTGACCACTtagaatttaatatcttaCGAGTGTACCTAGCAACTAAATATTGTAG carries:
- the LOC111795521 gene encoding E3 ubiquitin-protein ligase CHIP-like; its protein translation is MGPGFVALSGAAKQAELLRKDGNHYFQKGRIGAAIEAYTEAITLCPNVAVYLTNRALCHRKRNDWKKVEEDCRRAIQIDSNSVKGHYMLGLALIQNNVYPEGIKHLEKALDLGRGANPKSYMVEEIWQELAKAKYRQWEKASTKRSWELQTLKEACEAALEQKYFLDHSELEGFVDEAEIAHRKQLKSLRSVFEKVGEADAPSEVPDYLCCKITLDILRDPVITPSGVTYERAVILDHFRKVGNFDPLTRELLDESQLVPNLAIKEAVEAFLDKHGWAYKTD